The following DNA comes from Planctomycetia bacterium.
CGATAGCCAACTCCGCCGCAATCGGGGCAGACGCTCTCCGGCTGCTCGGGCGGACGATAAAGGGCCTCGATGCGCCCGGCCGGGATGCCGAGTTGTTGCAACAACTGCGGCGTGGGCACGTAGGCTTCCTTGCAATTCTCGCAAAGCTTGCGCACCAGTCGCTGGCAAATGACGCCTGTCACCGCCCGGGCGAATTTCTCCGGCTTGGGCTTGATGGCCAGGCCGCGAAGCAACGCCTCGGCGGCCTCACGCGCGCGCACTGAGATCAGCATCGTGCGGTTGTCGTCCATCTGGTCGCAGAGGACGTCGAGCGTCATGGCGTTGGTCGGCTCGCGAACCACGATGACGTCCGGATACTCGCGGAGAATCTTGAGCATCTTCTGATCGGGCGTCTCGTTCGCGGCGGCGCTCCAAGTATGAAGATTGACATTCTCCACCAGGATTTCCTGACGCGAGACTTCCTCGAGCGCGATGAAACTGCGGAGATAGCGATCCATCGAGCCGATCGTGGCGTTGAACAGCGTCGTCAATCCCTCGCCCGGCGGCGTGGAAATAATGACCAGGCCCGGCGGGGTTTCCAGAATCAGTTTGTACTGCTCTTCGATCGGCGGTCGCATGCCGAGGTCCGGCAGACGTTTTCCCTTGGCATAGCCTTCATCGATCTGCACCACGACGCGTTCGCCCGTGGCGGTGCCTTGGCACGTGATCCGCGTGGGAAACTTGTGGTTGTGATACTCGAAAGTGAACTTGCCTGCTTGCCGCGCGCGGCGTTCTTCCGGCTTGAGATGCGCGATTTGCTTCCAAACGGACAACTGCTCGTCGGCCGGCTCGCGCTCTTGCGACTCGGCGGATTGCCAGACGCCGTCCACCAGGTGCTGCACGTTGGCCGCTTCCTGCGAGTAGTCGAGCATGATCGACGAAGCACGGAGTTCCACGGCGTCAGCCAGCGTCTGGCGGGCAAAGTTAAAGCCGAGCTCGTAGTTCTTGGCCAATAGCAGGTTGGCGTTGTTCTGAATATCGTCGGCCCCTTCGGCGATCAGTTTGACCGGCGGTCCTTTTTCGGAGCTGGACCTCGATTCCGTGGCGATCTTCACGCCGACCTTGCCGGCCTTGCCGGAGAACCAATGGCGCAAGTGGTCGGGCGTCATCACGCGCTCATGCGCCATCACTTTCCGATTGCGCACCAGCACGTAGGCGGCCACTGGAGTGACATAACCCAGCAACAAGAGCGCTGTGAAGCCGGCCCAGAAGACTGGAATCTTCCACATCGCGATGTAGAGCACGATGAAGGCGAAGAACACAACCACGTTCCAGGTTTGCCACCCGAACCGGTTCTTCACCGAGTCTTGCCCCACCCAGTCGGCCGTGTAGACCCAGGCGACGAACACGAACCAGCCGGCGAAGAGCTTCAACATGCTCAAGTACCAGCCCGGGCCGCGCGTCACGGTCTGATTCTGCAACGGATAGTCCGGCCAGGCCTGCTCGGCAAGCGCAACCGTCGGCTCGGCGAGCACGACGACCACCGCGAGAAGCAACAGCAACGTCAAGGAACGGCGCGACATAAGCAACAACATTCGCCTGTTGAGAAAACAAACTACAAAACGCGGGCGATGATTGACTCACCTGCCGCGCCTACTCCACCGACTGAACCTTGTCCTAGAAAATGCCGGGTTGGCTGACAGTGATGCCCTTGAGGGCCATCCGCAGCGCTTCGACGTTCGGCGCGACTTCGAAAGCCGTGGCGCGGTCGATCAATTCCTTGTCGACCAACTCCTTCAGGCTCATCGTGAAGTCTTGCATCCCTTCCAATTGGCACGCCCGGATCGCATCCGGCAGATTCTCGTCGCGTTCTTCCAACACCAGCTTCTTGATCGTCGGATTGAACGTCATGATCTCCACCGTCGGCACGCGGCCGACGCCGGGCTTGATCGACTTCAACAACTTCTGCGCGACGATGCCCTTCATGTTGAAGGTGATCGCGCTGCGCAGGCTGGAATGCATGTCCTGCGGAAACAAGTCGAGAATACGGCCAATCGTGGACGGCGCACTCGAAGCGTGAATCGTGCCGAACACCAAGTGCCCCGTCTCCGCGGCGTGAATGGCGGTCATGAACGTTTCTTTATCCCGCATTTCGCCGACGAGCATCACGTCGGGATCTTCGCGGACCGCATGCTTCATCCCGATCTCGAAGTTCTTCACATCCAGGCCGACTTCGCGCTGGTTGATGATGCACTTGTCTTCCTGGAACACGAACTCGATGGGGTCTTCGAGCGTCAGGATGTGCTTGCGGTAGTTCTGATTGATGAAGTTGAGCATTGACGCGATCGTCGTGCTCTTGCCGGAGCCGGTGACGCCGGCCAGCAACACCATGCCTTGGTCGAACTTGCAGAGATCCTCGATCACGGGCGGCAGGTTTAGCCCAGCGAAGTTGGGAATCCAGGCGTTCACGCGCCGGGCCACCATGCCGACGTGGCCGAGTTGTTGCAGCAGGTTGACGCGGAAACGCCAGATGTGGCCGTCAACATCCACGGTGTAAGCGAAGTCCGCGCCGCCGGTCTCGTCGAAGATATTGCGCAGCCGCTCGCTCATCATGGGGAAGCAGAGCCGGACCATCTCGGCGTCGTCGATCGGCCCGCGGTTCATCGGCCGCAAAGTGCCGTTGACGCGCACGAAGGGAGGGCGACAGGCCTTGAGGTGCAAGTCGCTGCCTTCCAGCTTCACGAGCGCCCGGAAGAGCTTGTCGATTTCCAGCTCTTTCCGCTTGCCACTAAAGCGATCCATGTCCTCGGCAAGGTTCGTCGTCATGTCCGCCGCCTCAGGTTTTGCCTTCGGAGTCGCCGGCTCCTTGGTCACGGGAGCGGCCGGTTCCTTGTTCGATGTCGCCATCTGTTCCTGTGGTTGCTGAAATCCGTTTGTTCGCAAGGCGAAAAGGAAAGCGTTGGACGGGACCTACGATGGTCGAGGAACGACGAATTTCTAAATCTGAATGTCGAATCAAAATCGAATGTCGAATGACGAAGCGTCGCGAACGGCGCACAGCCATTCGTCATTCCGTCATTTGGCATTCATTTGACATTCAGATTTAGAAATTCGTCGTTCACGCTCCCGTATCTTGGTCCTGCCAATTCCGTCCGATTCGCCCTCGTCCTCCCGGGTCGCGACTCCGAGCCTCTTCTTATGCGACCAGGGCCTCTTGCTTCATGCGCACCGGGATGCCCCGGGAGCGCATGATCTGTTTAGCTTCCGTAATCGTGTACTGTCCAAAGTGAAAAATACTGGCGGCCAGAGCCGCTTCGGCGTGGC
Coding sequences within:
- a CDS encoding ATPase, T2SS/T4P/T4SS family; protein product: MSRRSLTLLLLLAVVVVLAEPTVALAEQAWPDYPLQNQTVTRGPGWYLSMLKLFAGWFVFVAWVYTADWVGQDSVKNRFGWQTWNVVVFFAFIVLYIAMWKIPVFWAGFTALLLLGYVTPVAAYVLVRNRKVMAHERVMTPDHLRHWFSGKAGKVGVKIATESRSSSEKGPPVKLIAEGADDIQNNANLLLAKNYELGFNFARQTLADAVELRASSIMLDYSQEAANVQHLVDGVWQSAESQEREPADEQLSVWKQIAHLKPEERRARQAGKFTFEYHNHKFPTRITCQGTATGERVVVQIDEGYAKGKRLPDLGMRPPIEEQYKLILETPPGLVIISTPPGEGLTTLFNATIGSMDRYLRSFIALEEVSRQEILVENVNLHTWSAAANETPDQKMLKILREYPDVIVVREPTNAMTLDVLCDQMDDNRTMLISVRAREAAEALLRGLAIKPKPEKFARAVTGVICQRLVRKLCENCKEAYVPTPQLLQQLGIPAGRIEALYRPPEQPESVCPDCGGVGYRGRHAIFELLAPNEAVREAIVKTPRIDVIRAEARKAGMKSFQAEGIHLVARGITSLEELRRVLTEKGPA
- a CDS encoding PilT/PilU family type 4a pilus ATPase, with the protein product MTTNLAEDMDRFSGKRKELEIDKLFRALVKLEGSDLHLKACRPPFVRVNGTLRPMNRGPIDDAEMVRLCFPMMSERLRNIFDETGGADFAYTVDVDGHIWRFRVNLLQQLGHVGMVARRVNAWIPNFAGLNLPPVIEDLCKFDQGMVLLAGVTGSGKSTTIASMLNFINQNYRKHILTLEDPIEFVFQEDKCIINQREVGLDVKNFEIGMKHAVREDPDVMLVGEMRDKETFMTAIHAAETGHLVFGTIHASSAPSTIGRILDLFPQDMHSSLRSAITFNMKGIVAQKLLKSIKPGVGRVPTVEIMTFNPTIKKLVLEERDENLPDAIRACQLEGMQDFTMSLKELVDKELIDRATAFEVAPNVEALRMALKGITVSQPGIF